In Aspergillus chevalieri M1 DNA, chromosome 7, nearly complete sequence, the sequence GCAGATTGTGGCGCATTGTGCAGCAGGATACTTACCATATCAGGATAAAATGtcaaagaaaggaaagaatgGGATGCAAGTCAATTGTCAACACCACTAATATCAATCTGAGGATACTTCTGGAAATAATTCACTAATAGAAACCCCTGGAGACGTCAAAGTAGCCGTTAGCCAGTCCATTGTACTCTGTTTGTTGGGGACGTCCACTCACAAATCCatcatgaagaacagaataAAAAGGCTCGAGCCCGCGGAGCAATAGAGAATGAAAAtgcaagaaaagaaagagaaaaagacgaAGAAAGAATTGTCAGACGCGACATTCTGGGTGGTGGGTATCAGAACAAGGGTTTCCCTCAGCACCCCAGCACTCCTTCACGCTAGCCTTCAGATATTGACATTACCTCCGAGCATTACATGGGTGTAGAGTATGGGATATAGCCACTTTGGGAAACGGCCTAGTTCGAGCCAAGTGGAGTGATGCAGAGCAAGGACGTTTTGATCGTCGGTCCTAGGTATCAGCTGCATATTAACGGATGTGGCGCAATTGGGGAGGCTAGAAGCGGATCATTAGGCCTGAATTGACCAATTCATCGCGAGTCACGTTTCCGATTGACCGGAGAAGAGGATAATGGAGGCATGCTCGTTTCAATCATCTGCGTCCATTGGTATCCGCATCGCATTATTTACTTTTTGCTTTTCGGAGATATCGGGCGACGCCCAAACGCGCCGTATCCAATAGCGTACTCCGAAGTACACTGGTCAGAACCAGCTTTATTATCGCTCCGGAGCAGGTGAATCAGTCACATATTGGCAGCGACCACGCAGCAAATGATATTCCGGGATCTGAAGGCCAAGTGGAGAGCGCCCAGGTCGGTTAAGGCCGATTCGTCTCATCCTGAGCCGGAGGCGGACCTAGGAAACACTATCGCGGCCGACCACGCGCTTGTAATATTAACCTGAAACCACATTTCCGTGTCAGCATTTTTAAATAGTCAAGCTGTGACAATAATGGTCAGACACCAACCGATAAATTATCCGAACCGAGCGATAGGCGGGAAATGGCATTGCACTGTTATTTTTAGGGGTCTGGGACTCGATTAGTATATAGTAGTCGAATAAATCGTAGTTGAAATGGTAATATTCCTAGTTGTTGATGAAATGATTGCTATGGGAGaaaatgaagagaagaagatcgTCAAGTCCCGCGATACAAACACAGAAGATACAATGACGCACTACCAGTTACCAGTAGAGAAAAATTTCTACTGCTCTTTTATTAACTAGGCTCTGCTGCCATCATCATTGTTGTCTAAAGCCATCCTGATTCAAGTCAGACATGATAAGTCAAAACGAAATCATTATTGCCGGCGCTCTTACCAAGACACTGGAGGGACTCGACAGGATAGGATCCAGCCTAGAATCACCGAATGCTGAGAGTCATCGCTTGCAAAGGAATCTGGACATCTACAGAGATGGCGAGATAGCCAAATGAGTAGAAATGCTGAGGGTTTTTTGCATAGATGCTGTTGGGTATGGATTGTACCTGTTTATAACCGTTCTCCCCTCGAAGCCTGAGGATGTTGCTCGTTCCAGGAATAGCACATAGCTGAAGGTACAATGACGCCGGTATTTTATTGAAATAAAGAACTCCATCGCTCCTTCTACTTGCTATTCACTACAACCCTTACTGTATAATAACGGTTATCTCGAGCCAActatcacaccaatctgacTCAAGCCAAACATGAAGCTCCGAGACGCAAAGCCTCCAAAGCccgggaaaaaaaaaaaaaaaaaaaccaccACTGATGACAACGAAAAACAATGGGTTACAGAGAAAGTCAAAGGCATCTCAAGATTATGATCCTCAAACATGGTGATAAGGACTTGATGGATCCTGGACTCCTTGACGATTGCCAGTTAGCTGAGTGGGAGGATTGAGGAGACACATCAGAAGAATGAGACTAAGGGTCCTATCTAGAGATATTTTTGTGGTCTATGCTCTGGTGTATGGAGCGTGTCGGTTTGCTGATTCTGCATTTCGACAACCGTACAAGTATAGATGAGGCATAATGACGCTACACATCAAAAATAaaccttttttctttcactACTTATCCTGGCCAGTTAGAGCACGAAAGACCTAACGCCTCAatgcaaaaagaaaacacCATTGGCGAGGCTGTCGCCAACGAGGTACTAAACGGAATCAATCGAGTGATGTCCCGTCTAGACTCCCTTCAGGATGAGATTGAATCCCTGCGCGATGAGACTAAGCGCCTGTAAAATGAGAGTGGACACTTACAGCAGAGTGATGATTCCTATTGGGACGAATTTTGAGAGAATGATGTGCAGAAGTGACGGTCATAATCATATTGATGTCTGCTGGGGGATATGGATTCATTCTCTGATGATGTATAATGACGCCTACACATCAAGGACAAACTCTTTCGATTTCTTCCTACTGGACATTCTCCAAACATTAGCCCATGGAGCACGGAAAGTCAAACAGCATTGCTAGCAACAGCGAGAAATTAGACCACTTGGCAGAGCAAGTCAAATCTCACCTACAAACACTCCACAATGGGAATCAAAGCCTATGGAATGAGAATCTGCGCTTGCGAAGGAAAGTTGATTCCTGCATATATGAGGAGATGACCAAATGGACAGGATTGATCAGGGTCCTTGTCTTTATATATGAGGTGAGATATGGACTCGGTTACTCTTCCTTTTCGATACCGGAGATGATCATTCTGAAAGGCGTTTTTCGTCTTGATTTTTTGATATTTATAGTAGAAATGATTGTAATGGAGGACACAATGAATTAACAGAGTATGACGCTTATACACCCAGGGtaatggaaaagaagagtAGAGAGAGAGGAACACAAGCCTCTTTAGAACCCTATTACTACTTCTCGCCATTTCCTTAAGAGAATATTATACGATGAGTATGCTGCACGAAGAAGACATCGAGGCATTTGATATCATCAATGGAATGGAAACCTACCTACAATCCCTTCAATACGACTACCAACGCCTACGTGACGAGGATTCTCGCCTACAAAGCGATTAATGGCACTTGCAGAAGAGTCTTCGATCCCCACCGAGATGGAGAGAAATCCAGATGGGCAGAACTGCTGAGGGCTCTTTTCTTCATGTATACTACTGCGTTTGGAATGTACTTGGTCATACTAGCGAAGCCTTTGGGGCACATTTGATTACGCCTAGATGCGTTGGAATTCAATTGATGAATGTACCATGACGCCTACACATGCCAGAAAACAAACTCCATCTTTGGCTCGTTGCTCTTACTACCGCGTTCAACAAATGTCTCCCATCTTGATCCAAACCAGACATCAACATGGCTATAACAAAACCGATGCAAGAGACCGAAAGACTTGATCAGTTAGCAGACAGAATCGAGACGATTGTGTCCCTCCACGGTCCCTCCAATCCCTCCAGAAGCAGAATTAAAAATCACAAGATGAAGATCAGCGTCTGCAGAAGAAGCTCGATTCTAACCGAAAGCCAATTTTATGGGAGATAGTGCTAAGCGCTATTGTTTTCATCTATGCTTTGGGATTTGGATTGTATTGGTTGTTTGCATCCCTCACGTGAGAAAAAAACTAAAAAAAAATAAGCCAAATGTATCTTCAAGTCAGAGCTCTCAAACACGAAGAACCGAAAGTCCCAGTCTCGCAACTAGTCGCGACTGCACCCTACCTACAGAACTGCAGAGAGAATCAACGACTGCGAGATGAGAAACCGCGCTTGCAAAAAGAGGGTTGATTCCTTTCTGGGAGAGTTTCAAGAGGCGCTGAGAGTTGTCTTTTGTATTGTTTTTTTGGTATATGTTCTGGGGCATGGATTCTACCTGCTTCTCAAATGCCTGTTCTTCGTAGATTTAGCACCATTATGCCACTGTACTGAGAGATAAATCGCAGCCAAATAAATGTAGTTTGTCGGATTCCTCATGTATTTTATCGATGTCATAAGCAGAATGTTGGTATTCTAGTCTTTGTACGCATCGCTATGAACCGTTGTGATTCAACCGATTTCGCACCTCTTCGATTTTCTTCTCAAATGCTCGCATTTCAACGATGACATTCGCCAGCTCCGATAAATGCTCATTTACAGCTTCCGTGAAGCTCTTTTGAGCACTCCGAAGAGATGGCGGGACCAATATACCATACCACGTTATCGGATCCGAAGAACCGAATTTCTTGATAGGCCTAGGTTTCTGGGCTGTGAATTCGGTTTCCAAATTTTCTGGGGCACTTGCATTGTCTGGTTTTCGCGTGCTGTTCTCGCCTTCCTTGTGGTGGTCTGGATTCTCATCGGATGGCGCAGTGTCCGAAGGGCTCTCGGAAGTCCCCTTATCCTTTTCCTGTTCATAACCACGGTTGTCCGGTGTATATTCAATTGCGAAGGTATGCCCATAGTCCTTCGcttcagtagaatcctcCGATTCTTCTGTCTCTTTTGAAGGAGTACGTAGTGACCTATTTACCCCTTTGATTAGcaacaacccagacctgGACTATAAATCAACTTAcaccttcctcgtcgccttcaTCCGTTCATCGTAGTAGTCTGCGCCATATCGTCGACCAGGCGGGCATGTGTAATTGGCCTGCGCAAGAGAGAAAAACCCCTAGTTCGGTGTTAGGATACTTGTCATTCCCGAACGCTATCAATGATCATCATACCGAAGACAACCGTTTTGCTAAATCTGCCTGTAGTTTCTGATGCCTATCGAGCAGGTGCAGATATCGCTCTAGGAGAGTATCTAATGACTGTAGCAGTTCGGCAGAGGCGTCGACTTCTGTTTCCTTTCGGACCTCCGGCGACTCGGAGGTATGGCGGGAAGCGGGGGGAGTGAGAATTTGCGCCATTGGAGATGAGAACGGGCTGCTTGTATTTAGACCTTCCAAAGTAGTTGTCTAATCGAGATCCAACGAATAAAGCCGCGTTTGGGCGGGTGGTCGTTGTGTACAACACGATTGAAGGAAGCAAGCTCGGCCGAGGGGTCCGGCTAACTCCGTCTCCGGCGAAGGCAAGCACAAGAATTTCCCGCCTGCGCTCTGCGATTTAACAACGCCTGAGAGAAATAATAGAAAAAGGACGAGATATACGCCGGGTTAGAGTGCGAAGTGAGTGTTGACAATTTCCCGACTGCCCTGACGTCAGGTgtcccttttttctttgcggAACCGTT encodes:
- a CDS encoding uncharacterized protein (COG:S;~EggNog:ENOG410PS2Q;~InterPro:IPR040357;~go_process: GO:0070072 - vacuolar proton-transporting V-type ATPase complex assembly [Evidence IEA]), which codes for MAQILTPPASRHTSESPEVRKETEVDASAELLQSLDTLLERYLHLLDRHQKLQADLAKRLSSGFFSLAQANYTCPPGRRYGADYYDERMKATRKVSLRTPSKETEESEDSTEAKDYGHTFAIEYTPDNRGYEQEKDKGTSESPSDTAPSDENPDHHKEGENSTRKPDNASAPENLETEFTAQKPRPIKKFGSSDPITWYGILVPPSLRSAQKSFTEAVNEHLSELANVIVEMRAFEKKIEEVRNRLNHNGS